Proteins encoded together in one Stigmatella aurantiaca window:
- a CDS encoding tetratricopeptide repeat protein, translated as MRRLLPMLLALVPWVASSQPPSPAPAQGRYLEGMGRTPEDEALLQELSRALQAYEAEAREYRLEARRLMERRYEARRGELTTSYEKNLGTLEAVERQERLAAIAQFEAFLERYPREPRHTPDVMFRLAELYYERSSDEHLTALSAHEQKLQSLPDNAQPPEEPAVNFGLSIALYQRLIHDFPDYRLNDGAWYLLGYCQEKQNQFDESHATYQQLIARYPKSRFAIEAWVRIGEHYFDAYSGPEVLAKAAQAYEAATKDPTHPLYDKALYKLGWTYYRMDRFGDAVARFLDLADFYEAQKQAQGKGFGGGDLREEALQYVAVSLADDTWGGLPRTEAILAQRGPRPYEADLYRRLGNVWFDQTNHPDAITAYRRALQKEPLAPDAPRLQQRIVEAYERDRKLPESFAEAEVLARLYSPGSDWYKANAHSPEALATANAMAEKSLYSAAIYHHQQALALKKEGSPEQVRAGYQVAAASYGNYLERYPHSPNAYEIRFYYAECLYHSLQFSQAAANYEQVRDWPKDTRFLKDAAFSTVLAWQQQLTRDVQEGKAKQYKALRASELAEAQQIERLPLSDAETRLVAGSDVYVEKLPRDEKSPGIAYKAAELFYAHNDFPEARRRLEAIVQNWPKHEVAGFSTNLIVESFLIDKDWRSVEEVSGRLIANKDVIDPSSNLYKELVKYKLSGRFKLADQLLAAGQYDEAARKYLLLVEEAPRHEFADKALNNAAIAYENTRRFDSALKLYERIYREYPTSKLADAALFRVAVNAEKSYDFEKAVVSYQKLVKDYPDSKDREAALFNAARLLEAQQRYPEAARAFMRLVELFPKSEDAPRNQYRAALIFEKHQDWWRTLRELNAFVRTFSNKPAQAELVVEAHKRLGEAFLKVDKERDARRSWTRAADEFNRRGMKPDTHPRAAEAAAFSRFQLAELELKQFDTLKIGGRGKALERSFEAKRNGVKAVNSAYDKVFPFKRLEWSLAASYRKGYVLERFANTIIETPVPADVKRLGEEAVVAYQDLLAQQTAEVEDKAVEKYAATLQEVRKSHVSNEWSRRTLESLNRFRPKEYPVLKEPKQSIASATAYPEGLVGQLSGPAPGASEPTQKLSTGGDK; from the coding sequence ATGCGGCGCCTGCTCCCCATGCTGCTGGCGCTGGTGCCCTGGGTGGCCTCCTCCCAGCCGCCCTCCCCTGCCCCCGCGCAGGGCCGTTACCTGGAGGGCATGGGCCGCACGCCGGAGGACGAGGCGCTGCTCCAGGAGCTCAGCCGCGCCCTCCAGGCCTACGAGGCCGAGGCCCGCGAGTACCGGCTCGAAGCGCGGCGGCTGATGGAGCGCCGGTACGAGGCGCGGCGCGGCGAGCTGACCACCTCCTATGAGAAGAACCTGGGCACCCTGGAGGCCGTCGAGCGCCAGGAGCGGCTGGCGGCCATTGCCCAGTTCGAGGCGTTCCTGGAGCGCTATCCGCGCGAGCCCCGGCACACCCCGGACGTCATGTTCCGCCTGGCGGAGCTGTACTACGAGCGCTCCAGCGACGAGCACCTGACGGCCCTGAGCGCCCACGAGCAGAAGCTCCAGAGCCTGCCGGACAACGCGCAGCCGCCCGAGGAGCCCGCGGTGAACTTCGGGCTCTCCATCGCCCTCTACCAGCGGCTCATCCACGACTTTCCGGACTACCGGCTCAACGACGGGGCCTGGTACCTGCTGGGCTACTGCCAGGAGAAGCAGAACCAGTTCGACGAGAGCCACGCCACCTACCAGCAGCTCATCGCGCGCTACCCGAAGAGCCGCTTCGCCATCGAGGCCTGGGTGCGCATCGGCGAGCACTACTTCGACGCGTACAGCGGCCCGGAAGTGCTGGCCAAGGCGGCCCAGGCCTACGAGGCCGCCACGAAGGACCCCACCCACCCGCTCTACGACAAGGCGCTCTACAAGCTGGGCTGGACGTACTACCGCATGGACCGCTTCGGCGATGCGGTGGCGCGCTTCCTGGACCTGGCGGACTTCTACGAGGCCCAGAAGCAGGCCCAGGGCAAGGGCTTCGGGGGCGGAGACCTGCGCGAGGAGGCGCTCCAGTACGTCGCGGTCTCCCTGGCGGATGACACCTGGGGCGGCCTGCCCAGGACCGAGGCCATCCTCGCCCAGCGGGGCCCCCGCCCCTACGAGGCCGATCTCTACCGGCGCCTGGGCAACGTCTGGTTCGACCAGACCAACCACCCCGATGCCATCACCGCCTACCGGCGGGCGCTCCAGAAGGAGCCTCTGGCGCCGGATGCGCCGAGGCTCCAGCAGCGGATCGTCGAGGCGTACGAGCGGGACCGGAAGCTGCCCGAGTCCTTCGCCGAGGCAGAGGTGCTGGCCCGGCTCTACAGCCCGGGAAGCGACTGGTACAAGGCGAACGCGCACTCGCCCGAGGCGCTGGCCACCGCCAACGCCATGGCGGAGAAGAGCCTCTACAGCGCCGCCATCTACCACCACCAGCAGGCGCTCGCGCTCAAGAAGGAGGGCTCGCCCGAGCAGGTCCGGGCGGGCTACCAGGTGGCCGCGGCGTCCTACGGCAACTACCTGGAGCGCTATCCCCACAGCCCGAACGCGTACGAGATCCGCTTCTACTACGCCGAGTGCCTCTACCACTCGCTCCAGTTCTCCCAGGCGGCGGCGAACTACGAGCAGGTGCGCGACTGGCCCAAGGACACGCGCTTCCTCAAGGACGCGGCCTTCAGCACGGTGCTCGCCTGGCAGCAGCAGCTCACGCGGGATGTCCAGGAGGGCAAGGCGAAGCAGTACAAGGCCCTGCGCGCCAGCGAGCTGGCCGAGGCCCAGCAGATCGAGCGTCTGCCCCTGTCGGACGCGGAGACGCGGCTGGTGGCGGGCTCGGACGTGTACGTGGAGAAGCTGCCCCGGGACGAGAAGAGCCCGGGCATCGCCTACAAGGCCGCCGAGCTGTTCTACGCCCACAACGACTTTCCCGAGGCGCGCCGGCGCCTGGAGGCCATCGTCCAGAACTGGCCCAAGCACGAGGTGGCGGGCTTCTCCACCAACCTCATCGTCGAGAGCTTCCTCATCGACAAGGACTGGCGCAGCGTCGAAGAGGTGAGCGGCCGGCTCATCGCCAACAAGGACGTCATCGACCCGTCGAGCAACCTCTACAAGGAGCTGGTGAAGTACAAGCTCTCCGGCCGCTTCAAGCTGGCCGACCAGCTCCTGGCCGCGGGCCAGTATGACGAGGCGGCCCGGAAGTACCTCCTGCTGGTGGAGGAGGCTCCGCGCCACGAGTTCGCGGACAAGGCCCTCAACAACGCCGCCATCGCCTACGAGAACACGCGCCGGTTCGACTCGGCCCTCAAGCTCTACGAGCGCATCTACCGCGAGTACCCCACCTCGAAGCTGGCGGACGCGGCGCTGTTCCGCGTGGCGGTCAACGCGGAGAAGTCCTACGACTTCGAGAAGGCCGTCGTCAGCTACCAGAAGCTGGTGAAGGACTACCCCGACTCGAAGGACCGCGAGGCGGCGCTCTTCAACGCCGCCCGCCTGCTGGAAGCCCAGCAGCGCTACCCCGAGGCGGCGCGGGCCTTCATGCGCCTGGTGGAGCTATTCCCCAAGTCCGAGGACGCGCCGCGCAACCAGTACCGGGCCGCGCTCATCTTCGAGAAGCACCAGGACTGGTGGCGCACGCTGCGCGAGCTGAACGCTTTCGTGAGGACATTCTCCAACAAGCCGGCCCAGGCGGAGCTGGTGGTGGAAGCCCACAAGCGCCTCGGGGAGGCGTTCCTGAAGGTGGACAAGGAGCGCGATGCGCGGCGGTCGTGGACCCGGGCGGCGGACGAGTTCAACCGGCGCGGCATGAAGCCCGACACCCACCCCCGCGCCGCCGAGGCCGCCGCCTTCAGCCGCTTCCAGCTCGCCGAGCTGGAACTCAAACAGTTCGACACGCTGAAGATTGGCGGCCGGGGCAAGGCGCTGGAGCGGAGCTTCGAGGCCAAGCGCAACGGCGTCAAAGCCGTGAACAGCGCCTATGACAAGGTCTTCCCCTTCAAGCGCCTGGAGTGGTCCCTGGCGGCCTCGTACCGCAAGGGCTACGTGCTGGAGCGCTTCGCCAACACCATCATCGAAACGCCCGTGCCCGCGGACGTGA
- a CDS encoding tetratricopeptide repeat protein, which produces MSTSRVLAFAATALVFTTAPGRVHAQASDALPLKQVEEQLQNADSHVRFVETQFTQRPEPTDDGSHLRRFSDGEIQYLLGDWASASVLFYDLVSEPAFKRHPRYADALFYLSDALYQQQNFIGARLYLRQQLSLPPTERYKDGLSRYLSVASRLNQFEDIDSYIEQARQLSGGQLPPELAYVYAKWLFKRTDLPPAERIRSARAAFEPLTQATSELIPRQSAYHLGVLSVQAGEFADAIERFRAVTALPASSREERRIRELANLSMGRLLYESGRLDEALDRYQEIPRDSDYFVDTLYEIAWTQVKRGRFEPAKDAVDLLLQMAPESTRVPDAQLLQAHLLLKMRRYDEATESYHQVITAYRPVKDQLDELLTRTSDPVVYFDNLLSESSRTLELGTLLPPVALRYATTQQEISDASRLVGDLAKGQQGVTEARALATRVLDTLAKQGWEAFPELHEGYNRVDAVESGLIRMEQVLVQLEAAMVLEHLTPEERQQLEALRREREPVAERFALLPTTLEEKETRRQRMQARIDTLDREAFRLIYELQSQNAVTASVLKWLADSRDPKKPPSEAEIDVLGKIQTETDLQEELKAELARTRAQLSDERTRVASFVAGEETIRQQFYGVLQREHLLLASISSRLPEDVARQMARVQEVRERADGLRARVAASKGVLLAQRERRVRIIQDKVRAEEALLTRYDAETATASADARNLVGRIAFDSFRRVRQHFYELVLKGDLGLVDVAFTRKQDKTEQIQALSVQKDEAVRALDKSLQDSLQDTGE; this is translated from the coding sequence GTGAGCACTTCCCGCGTCCTGGCCTTCGCCGCAACGGCCCTCGTGTTCACCACCGCGCCGGGCCGTGTCCACGCGCAGGCGTCAGACGCCCTGCCGCTGAAGCAGGTGGAGGAGCAGCTCCAGAACGCGGACTCCCACGTCCGCTTCGTCGAGACGCAGTTCACCCAGCGCCCCGAGCCCACGGATGACGGCAGCCACCTGCGGCGCTTCTCCGATGGCGAGATTCAGTACCTGCTGGGCGACTGGGCCTCGGCGTCGGTCCTCTTCTATGACTTGGTGAGCGAACCGGCCTTCAAGCGCCATCCGCGCTACGCCGATGCACTCTTCTATCTGTCCGACGCGCTCTACCAGCAGCAGAACTTCATCGGCGCGCGGCTGTACCTGCGCCAGCAGCTCTCCCTGCCCCCCACGGAGCGCTACAAGGACGGCCTCTCGCGGTACCTGAGCGTCGCCAGCCGCCTCAACCAGTTCGAGGACATCGACTCGTACATCGAGCAGGCCCGGCAGCTGTCCGGGGGCCAGCTCCCGCCCGAGCTGGCGTACGTGTACGCCAAGTGGCTCTTCAAGCGCACGGACCTGCCCCCCGCGGAGCGCATCCGCAGCGCCCGGGCCGCGTTCGAGCCGCTGACGCAGGCCACCAGCGAGCTCATCCCCCGCCAGAGCGCCTACCACCTGGGCGTGCTGTCCGTGCAGGCCGGGGAGTTCGCGGACGCCATCGAGCGCTTCCGCGCCGTGACGGCCCTGCCCGCCAGCAGCCGGGAAGAGCGGCGCATCCGCGAGCTCGCCAACCTCTCCATGGGCCGGCTGCTCTACGAGAGTGGACGGCTGGACGAGGCGCTGGACCGCTACCAGGAGATTCCCCGGGACAGCGACTACTTCGTGGATACGCTCTACGAGATCGCCTGGACGCAGGTGAAGCGGGGCCGCTTCGAGCCCGCCAAGGACGCCGTCGACCTGCTGCTGCAGATGGCCCCGGAGTCCACGCGGGTGCCCGATGCCCAGCTCCTCCAGGCGCACCTGCTGCTCAAGATGCGGCGCTACGACGAGGCCACCGAGAGCTACCACCAGGTCATCACCGCCTACCGGCCGGTGAAGGACCAGCTCGATGAGCTGCTCACCCGCACGAGCGATCCGGTCGTCTACTTCGACAACCTGCTGTCCGAGAGCAGCCGCACGCTGGAGCTGGGCACGCTGCTGCCCCCGGTGGCGCTGCGCTACGCCACCACGCAGCAAGAAATCTCCGACGCCTCGCGGCTGGTGGGAGACCTCGCCAAGGGCCAGCAGGGCGTGACCGAGGCCCGGGCGCTGGCCACGCGCGTCCTCGACACCCTGGCCAAGCAGGGCTGGGAGGCCTTCCCCGAGCTGCACGAGGGGTACAACCGGGTGGACGCCGTGGAGAGCGGGCTCATCCGGATGGAGCAGGTGCTGGTGCAGCTCGAGGCGGCCATGGTGCTGGAGCACCTCACGCCCGAGGAGCGCCAGCAACTGGAGGCCCTCCGCCGGGAGCGCGAGCCCGTGGCCGAGCGCTTCGCCCTGCTGCCCACCACGCTGGAGGAGAAGGAGACCCGGCGCCAGCGGATGCAGGCCCGCATCGACACGCTGGACCGCGAGGCCTTCCGGCTCATCTACGAGCTGCAGAGCCAGAATGCCGTGACGGCCTCGGTGCTCAAGTGGCTGGCCGACTCGCGCGATCCGAAGAAGCCGCCGTCCGAGGCGGAGATCGACGTGCTCGGGAAGATCCAGACCGAGACGGACCTCCAGGAGGAGCTGAAGGCGGAGCTGGCCCGGACGCGCGCCCAGCTCTCCGACGAGCGCACCCGCGTGGCCTCCTTCGTGGCGGGCGAGGAGACCATCCGCCAGCAGTTCTACGGGGTGCTCCAGCGCGAGCACCTGCTGCTGGCCTCCATCTCCAGCCGGCTGCCCGAGGACGTGGCCCGGCAGATGGCGCGCGTGCAGGAGGTTCGCGAGCGCGCGGACGGGCTTCGTGCCCGGGTGGCCGCCTCCAAGGGCGTGCTCCTCGCCCAGCGGGAGCGCCGCGTGCGCATCATCCAGGACAAGGTCCGGGCCGAGGAGGCGCTGCTCACGCGGTATGACGCGGAGACGGCCACCGCCTCGGCGGACGCGCGCAACCTCGTGGGCCGCATCGCCTTCGACAGCTTCCGCCGCGTCCGCCAGCACTTCTACGAGCTGGTGCTCAAGGGAGACCTGGGCCTCGTGGATGTGGCCTTCACGCGCAAGCAGGACAAGACGGAGCAGATCCAGGCGCTGTCCGTCCAGAAGGACGAGGCGGTGCGCGCGCTGGACAAGAGCCTCCAGGACTCCCTCCAGGACACCGGCGAGTGA
- a CDS encoding dihydrolipoamide acetyltransferase, which yields MRCASSTLCLFALLGIGLSLPVSAQEALAAPAPEAPAAAPAPEAPPAPAPASPEPAVSAQTAEESFNTRVKTLEEQVVDLKEKIYRSKARLMLLQETVLAGDIASGARAVLIHKNTMGSSFVLESVSYSLDGAPIFTRVNENGELDKPEGFEIFNGRIIPGQHQVSVRLTYRGNGYGVFSYLDGYKFKVQSSYTFSADAGKRTALTVVGFEKGGFTTDLKDRPAVRYDIEVSREPGKAAAPAPEAPPGPTSATGTP from the coding sequence GTGCGTTGCGCTTCCTCCACCCTCTGCCTCTTCGCGCTGCTGGGCATCGGCCTGAGCTTGCCGGTGTCCGCCCAGGAGGCCCTCGCGGCTCCTGCCCCCGAAGCCCCCGCCGCCGCGCCTGCTCCCGAGGCCCCTCCGGCCCCGGCTCCCGCGAGCCCTGAGCCCGCGGTCTCCGCCCAGACGGCCGAGGAGTCCTTCAACACCCGCGTCAAGACGCTGGAAGAGCAGGTCGTGGACTTGAAGGAGAAGATCTACCGCTCCAAGGCGCGGCTGATGCTCTTGCAGGAGACGGTGCTCGCCGGGGACATCGCCTCGGGCGCGCGCGCGGTGCTCATCCACAAGAACACCATGGGCAGCTCGTTCGTGCTGGAGTCGGTGAGCTACTCGCTGGACGGCGCGCCCATCTTCACGCGCGTGAACGAGAACGGCGAGCTCGACAAGCCCGAGGGGTTCGAGATCTTCAACGGCCGCATCATCCCCGGCCAGCACCAGGTGTCCGTGCGGCTGACGTACCGGGGCAACGGCTACGGCGTGTTCAGCTACCTGGACGGCTACAAGTTCAAGGTGCAGTCCAGCTACACGTTCAGCGCCGATGCCGGCAAGCGGACGGCGTTGACGGTGGTCGGCTTCGAGAAGGGGGGCTTCACCACGGATCTGAAGGACCGGCCCGCGGTGCGCTACGACATCGAGGTGTCGCGCGAGCCCGGCAAGGCGGCCGCCCCCGCCCCCGAAGCGCCCCCGGGCCCCACTTCCGCCACCGGCACTCCGTAA
- the mglA gene encoding gliding-motility regulator Ras-like GTPase MglA: protein MSFINYSSREINCKIVYYGPGLCGKTTNLQYIYNKTAADTKGKLISLSTETDRTLFFDFLPLSLGEIRGFKTRFHLYTVPGQVFYDASRKLILKGVDGVVFVADSQIERMEANMESLENLRINLAEQGYDLNKIPYVMQYNKRDLPNAVTVEEIRKALNPRNIPEYQAVAPTGVGVFDTLKAVAKLVLTELRKGG from the coding sequence ATGTCCTTCATCAACTACTCCTCCCGCGAGATCAACTGCAAGATCGTCTATTACGGGCCGGGGCTCTGCGGGAAGACGACCAACCTTCAGTACATCTACAACAAGACCGCCGCGGACACGAAGGGCAAGCTCATCTCGCTCTCCACCGAGACGGACCGGACGCTCTTCTTCGACTTCCTTCCGCTGTCGCTCGGCGAGATCCGCGGCTTCAAGACGCGCTTCCACCTCTATACGGTGCCCGGCCAGGTGTTCTACGACGCCAGCCGCAAGCTCATCCTCAAGGGCGTGGACGGCGTGGTGTTCGTCGCCGACAGCCAGATCGAGCGTATGGAAGCGAACATGGAGTCGCTCGAGAACTTGCGCATCAACCTGGCTGAGCAAGGCTACGATCTGAACAAGATCCCGTACGTCATGCAGTACAACAAGCGGGACCTGCCCAACGCGGTGACGGTGGAAGAGATCCGCAAGGCGCTCAACCCGCGCAACATCCCCGAGTACCAGGCCGTGGCGCCCACCGGCGTGGGCGTGTTCGACACGCTCAAGGCGGTGGCGAAGCTGGTGCTCACGGAGTTGCGCAAGGGCGGCTAG
- the mglB gene encoding gliding-motility regulator GTPase-activating protein MglB, protein MGTQLVMYEEEFTKINAVCDRLTKDANAKVVFLVDKNGQLISSAGQTQNIDTTSLASLTAGNVAAMGGLAKLIGENEFPNQFHEGAKDSLYMTIVGSRVVLVVIFDNRTSLGLVRLRIKKASDELAKIFESLVKKTDTPGIGSPFAEISDDDIDNLFSE, encoded by the coding sequence ATGGGCACGCAATTGGTGATGTACGAAGAGGAGTTCACCAAGATCAACGCGGTTTGCGACCGGCTGACCAAGGACGCGAACGCGAAGGTGGTGTTCCTCGTCGACAAGAACGGGCAGCTCATCTCCTCGGCGGGCCAGACGCAGAACATCGACACCACCTCGCTGGCCTCACTGACGGCCGGCAACGTGGCGGCGATGGGCGGTCTGGCCAAGCTGATTGGCGAGAACGAGTTCCCGAACCAATTCCACGAGGGGGCGAAGGACTCCCTCTACATGACCATCGTCGGCAGCCGGGTGGTGCTGGTCGTCATCTTTGACAACCGCACCAGCCTCGGCCTCGTCCGCCTGCGCATCAAGAAGGCCAGCGATGAGCTGGCGAAGATCTTCGAGAGCCTGGTGAAGAAGACCGACACTCCGGGGATCGGTTCGCCGTTCGCCGAGATCTCCGACGACGATATCGATAACCTCTTCAGCGAATAA
- a CDS encoding tetratricopeptide repeat protein: protein MRSLLLMTLLSVSDPRLDSGEKLLAARDCEGLQALFASPDSPATGSRVPSARLLVRGASACRKQDTVLAFALTERALALAPEDAGVRTAHAESLLSVEERTDAARLLDAILREHPKDAARARLLRAQLAGQESENALAVQLASSLAHHPEYGEQARALLARHQSALQSDAEAREALAREERALAERAEEAARTPSHAPRPGSEAWSTRGTLKSGGQRTFRTRNIQAGFTYILHATGTCTPPARQGRKSKLAPPVDLFGQDFRVRIGAQEPLHLKVGLEPERNALTFRAPEDNPQLFLEDRTGARSGGPHCTISDVAVRVP from the coding sequence ATGCGCTCCCTGCTGCTGATGACCCTGCTGTCCGTCAGCGACCCACGATTGGACTCCGGAGAGAAGCTCCTGGCGGCCCGGGATTGCGAGGGGCTCCAGGCGCTCTTCGCCTCGCCGGACAGCCCCGCCACCGGCAGCCGTGTCCCCTCGGCGCGGCTGCTCGTGCGAGGCGCCTCCGCCTGTCGAAAGCAGGACACCGTGCTGGCCTTCGCGCTCACCGAGCGCGCGCTGGCGCTGGCCCCGGAAGACGCGGGCGTGCGCACGGCCCACGCGGAGAGCCTGCTGAGTGTGGAGGAGCGCACAGACGCGGCCCGGTTGCTGGACGCGATTCTGCGGGAGCATCCGAAGGACGCCGCCCGGGCGCGGCTCCTGCGCGCCCAGCTCGCGGGCCAGGAGTCCGAGAACGCCCTGGCCGTGCAGCTTGCCTCCTCCCTGGCCCACCACCCCGAGTACGGCGAGCAGGCCCGGGCCCTCCTGGCCCGCCACCAGAGCGCCCTCCAGTCGGACGCCGAGGCGCGCGAGGCCCTGGCCCGCGAGGAGCGCGCCCTGGCCGAGCGGGCCGAAGAGGCCGCCCGGACGCCCTCCCACGCCCCGCGTCCGGGCAGCGAGGCCTGGAGCACGCGCGGCACCCTCAAGAGTGGTGGCCAACGGACGTTCCGCACCCGGAACATCCAGGCGGGCTTCACCTACATCCTCCACGCCACCGGCACCTGCACGCCCCCGGCCCGGCAGGGCCGCAAGAGCAAGCTGGCCCCCCCGGTGGACCTGTTCGGCCAGGACTTCCGGGTGCGCATCGGCGCCCAGGAGCCCCTGCACCTCAAAGTAGGACTGGAGCCGGAGCGCAACGCGCTGACTTTCCGGGCCCCCGAGGACAACCCCCAGCTGTTCCTGGAAGACCGGACGGGCGCGCGTTCCGGAGGGCCGCATTGTACGATCAGCGATGTAGCAGTGCGGGTTCCTTGA
- a CDS encoding MSCRAMM family protein, whose amino-acid sequence MASSCRCPSLLALAVLALVGLPRGGMAQGLGADGAVHGWERASLRLRYGLALRDGEQVAPSPGFRYSGMTPNDMAAWATVYGWPGLGAWAGFQREGFSLRRESALLSEGSLLRAAGGLVGRVRLGPVRAELSAGYGFAQLPLFGGAIPGAPAFQFGDRQAVLVGGRLRFPLLFQLQGEVRGEYPVVLSAKDAAGDEASSRGFELGAALRVPLVQARRWSGALALDYQYLHDRLSASRASSEQTLQRIGAALELSWFDAEASRAAAASEVPPPPARGTLALKVADAQTGAPLGGAPVTLVVAGEAQPPQVADPEGLLLAPELEPGEVVAQVRAEGYQLTEASVTVEPGERATLEVRAQKLPPQVGRLQISVADKRDGSPVLDAVLSVGARELRVDAAGQVRLDDVEPGPVSVRVAAPGFQPLEEAAFVVAGQEAVLPVQLLPVRRVGHATIAGRVRSTQGRALVARLVIPTTKVRTRTNAQGTFSLKLKPGTYRIIISAKGHLPQTKSVTVRDGEQAIFNVDLFPRARSR is encoded by the coding sequence TTGGCCTCCTCGTGCCGCTGCCCTTCGTTGCTTGCCCTCGCCGTGCTCGCCCTCGTGGGGTTGCCGCGTGGCGGCATGGCCCAGGGCCTGGGCGCGGATGGGGCCGTGCACGGCTGGGAGCGCGCCTCGCTGCGCCTGCGCTACGGGTTGGCCCTCCGGGATGGAGAGCAGGTGGCCCCCAGTCCCGGCTTCCGCTACTCGGGGATGACGCCCAACGACATGGCGGCCTGGGCCACCGTGTATGGGTGGCCGGGGCTCGGCGCCTGGGCGGGGTTCCAGCGCGAGGGCTTCTCCCTCCGGCGCGAGTCGGCGCTCCTGTCCGAGGGCAGCCTGCTGCGGGCCGCCGGAGGGCTCGTGGGGCGGGTGCGGCTCGGGCCCGTCCGGGCGGAGCTGAGCGCCGGGTACGGCTTTGCCCAGTTGCCGCTCTTTGGAGGTGCGATTCCGGGGGCGCCCGCGTTCCAGTTTGGAGACCGGCAGGCGGTGCTCGTGGGCGGGCGGCTGCGCTTTCCGCTGCTCTTCCAGCTCCAGGGCGAGGTGCGCGGAGAGTACCCCGTGGTCCTCTCCGCGAAGGACGCGGCGGGGGACGAGGCCAGCTCCCGGGGCTTCGAGCTGGGGGCCGCGCTGCGCGTTCCCCTGGTTCAGGCGCGCCGCTGGTCGGGCGCGCTCGCGCTCGACTACCAGTACCTTCATGACCGGCTGTCGGCCTCCCGGGCCTCCTCGGAGCAGACGCTTCAGCGGATTGGGGCGGCGCTGGAGCTCTCCTGGTTCGATGCGGAGGCCTCGCGCGCGGCCGCCGCTTCCGAAGTGCCGCCGCCGCCCGCGCGGGGCACGCTGGCGCTGAAGGTGGCCGATGCGCAGACCGGAGCGCCCCTGGGGGGAGCCCCGGTGACGCTCGTGGTGGCGGGCGAGGCCCAGCCGCCCCAGGTGGCGGATCCCGAGGGGCTGCTCCTGGCGCCGGAGCTCGAGCCGGGCGAGGTGGTGGCCCAGGTCCGCGCCGAGGGCTACCAGCTCACCGAGGCGAGCGTCACGGTGGAGCCCGGCGAGCGCGCCACGCTGGAGGTCCGCGCCCAGAAGCTTCCGCCCCAGGTGGGCCGCTTGCAGATCTCCGTGGCCGACAAGCGTGATGGCTCGCCCGTGCTGGACGCCGTGCTCTCGGTGGGGGCGCGGGAGCTTCGGGTGGATGCCGCGGGGCAGGTGCGGCTGGACGATGTGGAGCCAGGCCCCGTCTCGGTCCGGGTCGCCGCGCCCGGCTTCCAGCCGCTGGAAGAGGCCGCGTTCGTCGTCGCGGGACAGGAGGCCGTGCTCCCCGTGCAGCTCCTGCCGGTCCGGCGCGTGGGCCACGCCACCATCGCGGGGCGGGTGCGCAGCACCCAGGGGCGCGCCCTCGTGGCCCGGCTCGTCATTCCCACGACGAAGGTGCGCACCCGCACCAATGCCCAGGGAACCTTCTCCCTGAAATTGAAGCCTGGTACCTACCGCATCATTATTTCCGCCAAGGGCCACCTCCCGCAGACGAAGTCCGTCACCGTGCGCGATGGGGAGCAGGCCATCTTCAACGTTGACCTCTTCCCGAGGGCGAGGTCCCGGTGA